TTCTTCGAGGGGAAGCATCGTTCCTGAAGGGCTGTTGGGATTGGCAAGGAACGCAAGCTTCAGGCCTTCACGGGCTGCAGTAAAGCTCTCTGGCATACTCCAATCCGGGTTGAACTTCACGCGATCACAAACCGCACCCTGGATCTCAGCCAACGTGTCGTAGAGAACGTAGCTAGGCAGCGGAAAGCGGACCGTGTCGCCAGGATCAACATAAGCGCGGGTGATGATCGTCAGCAGATCGTCGCTCCCGTTGCCGCAGAGAATCCAATCGGGCGTAATCGCCGGGCACTCGGCCTGTAGAATCTCAGCCGCTTGCTTGCGAAAATCCCTTGCCGTAGGCTCGGGATACTTTTGTAGCCCCATTTGGCAAACCCGCCCGATGGCCGCCTTCACTTTAGGCGAACACTGATACGGGTTTTCGTTCGTATTGAGCTTAATAAACTCGTCCTCTTGGGGTTGCTCCCCCGGGACGTAGCCTTGCATCGCAGCGATGTTGGGTTTGACCGGCATGTTTTATTTATCGGCTATGGGCTAATGGCTGTTGGCTGTTTAGCCGCCGAGCTTGCTCGGCGCTTGTTGGCAGCGAAAGTCTAGCGCCGAGCAAGCTCGGCGGCTAAACTTTTTTCTCGGAACGCAAACGTACTGCCACACTCTCAGCGTGAGCGGTGAGTCCTTCCTTAGCGGCAAGAGTTTGAACGTCCTTCGCCACTCCAGAGAGGCTCTCCTTCTGAAAATGAATCACGCTATTAGTGCGGAGGAAATCGTTGCTCGACAGCCCGCTGGCAAACCGTGCAGTGGCCCCGGTCGGTAACACGTGGGAAGGCCCAGCGGCGTAATCACCGACGGCCACGGGTGAGTAGGGCCCGACGAAGACGGCCCCGGCATAGCGAATCTCGGCGAGCAAGTCTTCCGCGTCGTCGCACTGCACGTGCAAGTGCTCGGTCGCCAGTTCGTTGGCTAGCTCGACCGCTTCAGCACGGTCTTGGACGGTGATCAGGGCACCGAACGACTCCAGCGCCTGCTGGGCCAACTCGCCTCGCTCTAAAGTTTGACGCTGGCGATTGAGTTCGGTCATGGCTTCGTCCACCAATGGCGCATGCCATGTGATCAAGACACTGGAACCGGGCGAGTGTTCCGCCTGAGCCAACAGATCGGCAGCGACAAAATCAGCGCGTGCCGTCTCATCAGCAATCACGATCACCTCGCTGGGACCGGCGATTGAATCGATATCGACCTCGCCGAACACATGCTTCTTTGCCAAGGCGACGAACAGATTTCCCGGTCCGACAATTTTATCGACGGCTGGGACACCCTCGACGCCGTAAGCAAGCGCGGCGACCGCCTGGGCTCCGCCCATGCGGTAGACTTCCGTGATGCCTAGCTCGTGACAGGTCGCCAGCAAATCCTCGTTGTAGGAGCCGAACTCCGTTGGCGGGGCCACGACGGCGATTTCTTCAACCCCGGCTGCCTGAGCTGGCAAGGCCGTCATCAACACGGTCGAAGGATACGCAGCAGCACCCCCAGGGACACAGATACCAATCCGTTTCAGCGGCTGATAGCGTTGCGTGAGATACCCGCCGCCGGCGACGTTGATCGTGACGTCGGTGTGAAGGATCGCTTCTTGGAACTCAAGCACGCGTTCGCTGATTCGCTTCACCGCGGCCAGAAGTTCAGGATCTGCCGCCCGGTGGGCCGCTTCGAGCGCTTCGCTGGGAACTCGCAACTGGTCGGCGGACAGTTCTTTGCCATCAAGCTTTTGGGAGTACTCCAAGACGGCCTCAATCCCGTGGTTGCGCACGTCGCCGCAGATACGCTCCACGACCTGAACGGGCGAGAGTGGCTCGCCGAACACGTCGATCGTCTTTTGCCTTCCCGCCTCGCTGACAACGTTGCCCTCAGGCGCGAGTTTCGCCCGCAGTTCCGCAATCTGCCCTCGGGCAGTCGGCTCGCTGGTGTCGATCCGTTCGATGTTCATAGGTTGCTTTTAGCTAGAAGCCGTTCAACAGACCTCTTTATCGTAGCCCGAAGCGTAAGCGAGGGGCCACGCCAAAAGGATTTTCCCCTCGCTCACGCTTCGGGTTACGATTTAGTAGTACCACTTCTAGGCAGATAGAGTAATTGCACTAAGTTACCAGTAACCTACTTGGATTCGACAGGAATCTCTAGCCTCTCGCCCCTAACCCCTCGCCCCTAAGTCCATGATTGATCTTCGCAGCGATACCGTCACCAAACCGACCGCAGCCATGCGAGCTGCCATCACCGCTGCTGAGGTGGGGGACGACATGTTTGGCGAGGATCCGACCGTCGAGAAGCTCGAGCAAACGATCGCCCAGCGGCTCGGTAAAGAAAGAGCCCTGTTCGTGCCCTCAGGTTCGATGGGAAACCTACTGGGGATCCGCACGCACTGCGGCCCCGGCGATGAGTTCCTCTGCGAGCAGACCTGCCACATCATCAAGTATGAACAAGCCTCGTATGCCCAGCTTTGGGGAGTGGCCGCCCACACAATTACTGGTGAGCGGGGCGTCCTGCATCTGGATCAAGTGCAGGACCGGATCCGGCACGTTGACATGCATTGCCCCCAAACCAAATTGATCTGCTTGGAGAACACCCACAACTACGGCGGCGGTTCAATCCAACCGCTTGAGGTCGTTGGACAACTCTGCAACTGGGCCGCGGAACACGGACTAAAGCGGCATCTCGACGGGGCTCGCCTGTTCAATGCGGTGGTCGTGACCGGAATCCCAGCGAGCGATTGGGCCCAGCACTTCGACACAGTCAGCGTCTGCTTTAGTAAAGGGCTAGGAGCACCGGTCGGCTCGGCCCTCTGCGGCACGGCCGAACAGATCAAACGTGCTCGCTGGCACCGCAAAGCGCTCGGCGGGGCAATGCGACAGGCGGGCGTTCTGGCTGCGGCGGCGTTGTACGCTTTGGAGAACCATGTTGATCGACTGGCTGAGGACCACGCGAATGCACAGACGCTTGCACGAGCCATCGAAGAGATTGACGGGCTATCACTCGCGGGGCCTGTGGAGACGAATCTCGTTTACTTCAATGTAGAAGAACGAATCGGCACCGCCGAGCAATTTAGCAAACGCCTTGCTGAAAATGGCGTCGCGATGTTTGACGTGGCTCCGCAGAAGCTGCGAGCGGTTACGCATCTTGATGTCAACTCAGAGCAAATCGATAGTGTCCGCGAGACGCTTCACCGAATTTCTGGCCACGGATCGCACGGATGACACGGATCAAAAATCAATCCGTGAAATCCGTGTCATCCGTGGCCTAATACTCAACGCTGCGTCTGTTTCAAGTCACCCCACCCAGCGTCTCCGCCTTCGCCACGCGTTGAATACCTAGCATGAAGGCTGCCGTCCGGAGGCTCACTTTGTGCTGGCTGGCGAGGTCCCAGGTGCTTTCGAACGCTTGGGAGAGGACGCGGTCGAGCTCGCCTCGCACTCGGTCCAGAGACCAAGTGTAATACTGGCGGTTCTGCACCCATTCGAAGTAACTGGCTGTCACACCGCCGGCGTTGGCAAGGATGTCGGGCAGGACGTGGACTTCTCGTTCATCGAGAATCTTGTCGGCGGCTGGTGTCACCGGAGCGTTGGCTGCTTCAATGATGATCGGTGCTTTAATGTTGGCGGCGTTGTCTTCGTCGATCACTCCGCCCAAAGCGGCGGGGATGAGGACGTCGACATTTAGCTCTAGCAATTCTTCATTCGTGATTTTTTCCGCACCCTCGTAGCCGGCAAGAGAGCGTTCGTGCAAATTCGAGTAGCGAATCGCGTGGAGAATGTCGACGCCGTCCTCGCAGTAGTAAGCACCGCTGACGTCGCTGATGGCGACGACCTTCGCGTCCGCTTCGCTTAAGAACTTGGCGGCATGCAAGCCGACGTTACCGAAACCTTGAATGGCAATCGTACTGCCTACGGGACTACGACCGAGACGCTTGAGTAGTTTGAGCGTGAGGATGCCAACGCCGCGTCCTGTGGCTTCTTCACGACCGCGCACTCCGTAAAGCTCAACAGGCTTGCCGGTGACCACCCCCGGATTGAAGCCGTGGTACTTTCCGTACTGGTTCATGATCCAGGCCATGGTTTCCGCGTTGCTGCCCATGTCGGGGGCAGGGATGTCCGTGTCAGGACCGATCACGTCGTGGATTGCGTCGATGAATTTTCGCGTGACGCGTTCCAGCTCAACGTTGCTGAACTCACGCGGCTTAATCGCGATGCCACCTTTCGCACCGCCGTAAGGAATGTCTACAACGGCTGTCTTCCACGTCATCAGAGAAGCCAGAGCGCGGACTTCATCGAGATCGACTTCGTGATGGTAACGCAAACCGCCCTTCATCGGCCCGCGGGCGTCGTTGTGCTGGACGCGGAAGCCGATGAACGTATCAACCATCCCGTTGTCGCGCTCGACGGTCACCTGGACGCGGACTTCTCGATTGGGCGTTAGCAGCACGGTCCGCATGCTTTCAGCCATGTCGAGTTGATCGGCTGCTTTGTTGAAATACTGCTGAACGGCGTCGGAGGCTTGCATGGGTGGCTCTCTACGGACAATGCCTAGAATGAGTAGCGGGTGGCTGGGAACAGCTTGAGGCTGCCCCCAGCGGCCTGTTGTTCGGTATTAGAACTGGGTAAGAGACAGAACTGGGGGCTCGCTCAACTCGTCCCCAGCCACCCAATAACATTCTATGACTGCTGCTAGTGGGAATTCTGAATGCGTGGATAATAGAGTTTCACGGCAATGGCGACAAGCAAGGTGTTCTGTTGAGGCGTGTAATGGCTGAAGGTGAGATTAAGATCGAAGTGAGCGACTCGCCGCGTGGTCGCCGCGGAAAAAAACGGAAGCCGCCGAAGGTTGCGCTTGAAATTGTGTCGGGGTTGGTGCTGCTGGTCTCGATTGCGACGATCTTTCTTATTTCTGGTTCGAGCGATGATGAAGACGCTGGGGGAGAGAAGCCTGCGAAAGAGGTTGCTCAGGAGCTCGTGCCTGTAGCGGCGAAGACGCAAGCGAATGGCGAGCTTGGAAATAAGGAAAAGGCTCCTCGCGAAACTCTGATTGAAGACGACGGCGCGACGCTCTGGGCGTCGCCGACAGCAGGGGAAGCGATCTCGCTAGAGTATATTCCGGCGGGCACACCGCTACTCTTGCACCTGCGGCCCGCCGAATTAGTTTCGCATCCCGAAGGTCAGAAAGTGATCGCCGCGTTTGGGCCCTGGGGGCAGGCTGCAGTCGATGGGCTTGAACAAGCAATCGGCTGCGAACTGGCGGAAGTTGAGAGCGTGCTGCTCGGCGTGCTAACGCTTAGCAACAACCAATTGGCGACAACGGCACGGATCGAACTTGCCGGAGCGATAAACTTCGCGGACCTCAAACAGCGACTCCCGAGCGGTCGGGTTGAGAGGATCGCGGGCCAAGAAACGTGGCGTGTGGGTGAGGTTTCTTATTTCGTTTCCAACGAATCCAAGCTCCTGGTGATGTGTCCCGCGGAGTTTACTGGCGATGCGCTTTCGGCAGGAGAAGTTGCTCCTTCGCTGGTGCGCGATCTGCTACGACTCATACCGCATACTGATTCGGATCGCATGGCGACGCTCTTGCTTTCGCCACGGTTTCTCGACGCGAGCGGAAGTCGATTGCTCATCGATGCAGGGGAACGTTTGCGCGATGGCCTCGATTGGCTGATGGATCGCGAGGCGACGGCGATACTCATCAGTCTGCACTGGGATGAAAACTTTTTTGCCGAGCTACGCACCACGCCGCAGCTACAAGCGCAGCCGCGCCGTTACAGCCAGCAACTCGCGGAGCGACTCCGGGAAGCAGCAAACCTTGTCGAAGATCGCATCATCGCGAGCAACTGGCCTCTCTACGGCCGCAAGGTGCTGGCACGCTTTCCAGCGATGCTGCGGAAGTTCTCTGGCTACACACGCGTTGGCGTCGAGGATCGCCACGTGGTGCTACGAACCTACTTACCGCTGGTCGCCGGTCACAATCTGCTGACTGCTTCGGAGCTGCTGATAACACAGTCGCCAGCAAGCAGTACAAGCGGGACTGCGACAACTGTCGTCCCAGCCAGCGAGGCAACGGTGGAAGATCGGCTCGCCAAAGTGACTTCGCTCTCCTTCCCAAAAGATACGCTGGAACAAGCACTGAACCTGCTATCCGAGGATATTGGCGTACCGATCACCATCTTGGGGCGTGACCTACAATTAGAGGGGATCACTAAGAATCAGTCTTTCGGGATCGATTTACGCGACAAGCCCGCCAGAGAAATACTGCTGGAGATCTTGCTGCTGGCAAACCCCGACCGCACTGCCACGGGGCCAGACGACGTGAAACAGAAGTTGCTTTACGTGATGCGCGAGAATCCCGCAAGAATCGAAGTGACGACACGGACTGCTGCAGAAAAACGGGGCGATCAATTGCCTGACGTTTTCGTGGGCACGAGCGACTGAGCGGCTATAGTATTAAGTACGGAACCAATGTCTGACGTTCTCTTCAAAATCACCTGCGTGACTTGCACTGCTCGGCTGAGCGTGCGCAATGAGGCGGTGATTGGTCAGATCCTCGCTTGCCCCAAGTGTGGCAGCATGGTGCAGGTGACTCCGCCGACTCCGACCGAACAAGCGGCGAAACCGACAAGCGTCGCGGAAGAAGTTTCGACAGGTGAAAGTTCCGTGGCAGATTCAGCAGAATCGGTTTCAACTGAGAGCGTTCCCCCAGACTTTTCAATGGAATCGCTTGAAGCTCAACCGGCGGCCACGCCTGAGGAAATCAATACTGAGCATGATGATGTTGTCGCGCTCGAAACGCCAGCGACTGAGCCACAGGCGTCGGGCTACTCTTTGATCGCTTGGGCTACGGCTGGAGTTGTGGCGTTGGTGGCGGGAGTAGGAACCTTCTTGTATGTCACTTCAGGGGACAGCAACGACGAAGTGGCAAGTACAGCAACGAACACGAATGTTGCCGAGGAGGTCACCGCGTCACCAGCTAAAGAGCCAGAAGATACCGCACCGCCTGTTGAGAGTTCGATCGAGACCTTTGAGCAATCTTCAACTAATGAGGTAGTCGCCTCGGACATTCAACCGGAGGCTTCCGAGCCGAAGGTGGAACCTGACGTGCCTCCGAGTGCTCCTATTCCACATGTTACCCCGTCGACTGAGCCGCCATCAGACTTCACTGAGCCAATCACTGAATTGGCCAACGAAGAACCAGCCGAAGAATCAAAGCGAACGCTACTGATCGACCCGCTTGATCTCGACCCGGAGGGGCTCGATCTATCAACCTTCGCAAGTGCTTCCGCGGTCGAACCCGTCTCCGAAGCCTCGGACGATTCTCCAGCGGAAGTTGAGCAACCGTTCGAACTTCTAGACCAGCCGAAAGAGTTGCCGCGGGTTCAGCTTGACGATTCGCAACCGTTGCCGCAGATCGACACGAACGAGGTTCTCGGGACGCAGATCCCTTCCTTTGAAGCCAAGGCAATTCCACTTTGCGAATTCCTTAACTTCGTCACGCGCATGTCGGCTTTGCCGGTCAGTGCCGAGCCTGAGCAACTCCGTTTAGCGGGCGTTTCCTCGACGAAGGGGGTTTCCGTCTCCGTCGAGGACACGACCGTTGAAGGACTACTCACCGAAGCACTCAAGCCGTTGCGGCTGACTCCGGTAGTGGCCAACGATCAAGTCGTATTGGGTCGCGTTGGGCTGGATAATCTCCGCAAGATCGATTACCCGGTTGGGGACTTACTCGACTCTTCGACCACAGCCAAGTCGTTGGCCGATCGGGCGCATGAGTTCATTGCCCCGGAGAGTTGGAACGACGATTCGGAAGCTTCGATTGATCCCGACACGCCACACATCAAGGTCAAGGACGACAAGCTGATGGTCACGCAGCAGGAGCGACGGCAATATGAGATCCTCCGATTGCTCGAAACTTTGCGTGTCGCACGAGGTTTGAGCCCGCGTAGCAAATACCCGATCGAGCTTCTGCAAGCAAACTCGCCCTACGTGCAACTCTCAGAGCGAATGAGTGCACCGGCGACATTTACGTTCTCGAAATTTACCCCAGCTCAAGAAATCTTCCGACACTGGCAGAACGAACTCGGGCTGGCGCTGTTGGTCGATTGGCCGTCACTGGCGAAGCTCGATCTTTATCCGCAAACTCGTATTCGCTGCAGCTCGACCGACGAGCCATGGACCAAGGCTCTCGACGAGGTTCTCACACCTTTAGGTCTCGCCTGGCAAGC
The Lacipirellulaceae bacterium genome window above contains:
- the hisD gene encoding histidinol dehydrogenase, which gives rise to MNIERIDTSEPTARGQIAELRAKLAPEGNVVSEAGRQKTIDVFGEPLSPVQVVERICGDVRNHGIEAVLEYSQKLDGKELSADQLRVPSEALEAAHRAADPELLAAVKRISERVLEFQEAILHTDVTINVAGGGYLTQRYQPLKRIGICVPGGAAAYPSTVLMTALPAQAAGVEEIAVVAPPTEFGSYNEDLLATCHELGITEVYRMGGAQAVAALAYGVEGVPAVDKIVGPGNLFVALAKKHVFGEVDIDSIAGPSEVIVIADETARADFVAADLLAQAEHSPGSSVLITWHAPLVDEAMTELNRQRQTLERGELAQQALESFGALITVQDRAEAVELANELATEHLHVQCDDAEDLLAEIRYAGAVFVGPYSPVAVGDYAAGPSHVLPTGATARFASGLSSNDFLRTNSVIHFQKESLSGVAKDVQTLAAKEGLTAHAESVAVRLRSEKKV
- a CDS encoding GntG family PLP-dependent aldolase, translated to MIDLRSDTVTKPTAAMRAAITAAEVGDDMFGEDPTVEKLEQTIAQRLGKERALFVPSGSMGNLLGIRTHCGPGDEFLCEQTCHIIKYEQASYAQLWGVAAHTITGERGVLHLDQVQDRIRHVDMHCPQTKLICLENTHNYGGGSIQPLEVVGQLCNWAAEHGLKRHLDGARLFNAVVVTGIPASDWAQHFDTVSVCFSKGLGAPVGSALCGTAEQIKRARWHRKALGGAMRQAGVLAAAALYALENHVDRLAEDHANAQTLARAIEEIDGLSLAGPVETNLVYFNVEERIGTAEQFSKRLAENGVAMFDVAPQKLRAVTHLDVNSEQIDSVRETLHRISGHGSHG
- a CDS encoding Glu/Leu/Phe/Val dehydrogenase dimerization domain-containing protein, which translates into the protein MQASDAVQQYFNKAADQLDMAESMRTVLLTPNREVRVQVTVERDNGMVDTFIGFRVQHNDARGPMKGGLRYHHEVDLDEVRALASLMTWKTAVVDIPYGGAKGGIAIKPREFSNVELERVTRKFIDAIHDVIGPDTDIPAPDMGSNAETMAWIMNQYGKYHGFNPGVVTGKPVELYGVRGREEATGRGVGILTLKLLKRLGRSPVGSTIAIQGFGNVGLHAAKFLSEADAKVVAISDVSGAYYCEDGVDILHAIRYSNLHERSLAGYEGAEKITNEELLELNVDVLIPAALGGVIDEDNAANIKAPIIIEAANAPVTPAADKILDEREVHVLPDILANAGGVTASYFEWVQNRQYYTWSLDRVRGELDRVLSQAFESTWDLASQHKVSLRTAAFMLGIQRVAKAETLGGVT